One Owenweeksia hongkongensis DSM 17368 genomic region harbors:
- a CDS encoding HU domain-containing protein, which produces MKLSLHEHISQLLFDHECVIVPGFGAFLTRYYAAEVNHATHMMRPPSRRVHFNASINENEGLLAKAISHTEGVSYTNALEIIKAEVAAWKHSLSKSKKLNLPGIGRLYIDEASKKLQFSPSLETNYSTSSYGLSIFRSPAIQREAQIRKTIHKAIEKHVVVEHSETKTRKVATWIPWAAALGPIIIASVIGYSYFTQGTMNPMENVAGINWMQFSRPIEKMENAPSDAIVKEEVNTPVVTETIEAPVEIAEPEEVVLEKGYFIIVGSFKDAENAGTYIAELNSKGYDAYLANGDKRFFRVAVGQYPTHESAAQALTSVKQNLQPQSWIYSN; this is translated from the coding sequence ATGAAGCTCAGTTTACACGAACATATCAGCCAACTTTTATTCGATCACGAGTGTGTGATCGTGCCTGGCTTTGGTGCATTTCTCACCCGCTATTATGCAGCAGAAGTAAATCATGCTACACACATGATGCGTCCACCTTCAAGGAGGGTTCACTTCAATGCAAGTATTAATGAGAATGAAGGCCTATTGGCCAAGGCTATTAGCCACACTGAAGGTGTGAGCTATACCAATGCTCTTGAAATAATCAAGGCAGAAGTAGCTGCGTGGAAACACTCATTGAGCAAAAGCAAAAAGCTAAACCTACCAGGTATTGGCCGTTTGTACATTGATGAAGCTTCTAAAAAACTACAGTTTTCACCTTCGTTGGAAACAAACTATTCAACTTCTTCCTACGGACTTTCTATCTTCAGGTCTCCAGCTATACAACGTGAAGCGCAGATTAGAAAAACCATTCACAAAGCCATTGAAAAGCATGTGGTGGTAGAGCATTCTGAAACCAAAACCCGTAAAGTAGCAACTTGGATTCCTTGGGCAGCTGCTCTTGGACCAATCATTATTGCCTCAGTAATTGGCTATTCCTATTTTACTCAGGGTACGATGAACCCTATGGAAAACGTTGCTGGAATCAACTGGATGCAGTTTAGCCGTCCTATCGAAAAGATGGAAAATGCTCCAAGTGATGCTATAGTAAAAGAAGAAGTAAACACTCCGGTTGTAACTGAAACCATTGAAGCTCCAGTAGAAATTGCAGAGCCAGAAGAAGTTGTTTTGGAGAAAGGATACTTCATCATTGTAGGATCTTTTAAAGACGCCGAAAACGCAGGAACCTATATTGCTGAGCTAAACAGCAAGGGGTATGATGCCTACCTGGCTAATGGTGATAAGCGTTTTTTCCGCGTGGCTGTGGGCCAATACCCTACTCATGAAAGTGCTGCACAGGCTTTAACATCTGTAAAGCAAAACCTTCAACCACAATCTTGGATTTATAGCAATTGA
- a CDS encoding acyl-CoA thioesterase has protein sequence MKAKTPKDSLTIFTEIVLPNDTNNLKNLFGGQLLSWMDRASAVAAHRHCKRIVVTASVNNVSFAHPIPQGAIVTLEAKVSRAFTSSMEVIVDVFVEDQTVAGKKIRANEAIYTFVAVDQLGNPINVPELIPETDLEKQRHEGALRRKQLSLIIGGKMKPEDATELKALFFPEDADSKQDA, from the coding sequence ATGAAAGCTAAAACACCAAAAGATTCGCTTACCATATTTACGGAGATCGTTCTTCCTAACGATACCAACAACCTCAAAAACCTTTTTGGAGGTCAGCTTTTGAGCTGGATGGATCGCGCATCTGCAGTAGCAGCACATCGCCACTGTAAGCGTATTGTGGTAACTGCTTCTGTAAACAATGTTTCATTTGCACATCCCATTCCCCAGGGTGCTATCGTCACTCTCGAAGCCAAAGTTTCGCGCGCTTTTACCTCTAGTATGGAGGTAATTGTAGATGTATTTGTAGAAGATCAAACTGTGGCCGGGAAAAAAATCCGTGCCAACGAAGCTATCTACACCTTTGTAGCCGTGGATCAATTAGGTAATCCAATCAACGTTCCGGAACTGATTCCTGAAACAGATCTTGAAAAGCAAAGACATGAAGGTGCTTTGCGCAGAAAGCAACTTTCATTAATCATAGGTGGAAAAATGAAACCGGAAGATGCCACCGAGCTTAAGGCTCTTTTCTTCCCTGAGGATGCCGATTCAAAACAGGATGCTTAA
- a CDS encoding DUF6427 family protein, protein MLAKLFNNISIPSLVRALVASLAAAVLAVIWLGAENAQLNIHFFDVEISLFWFKVLMVIITAGVAFGINSGINSIGFLKNDYQYLPVFTLLCLPMLTSGGGDIELLLTLPLGSFLVLRLLMLVRTVDPSYILFDAGVALGIVTILVPEMCFLLLVIWLAIFNFGHGGIRTFLMPIMGAAAIYFMTFTVLYWLAGINGINFMMERFAGINLGFHFRDIEKLWVYIPLAIAAVPAFIETPQIYGKASVQKRQVFTFLLAMSGLLVLAGTYVENSFDLWIWLSIPLAALVVNLIHYRKKAWQKDLYYLLLIIFLALSILF, encoded by the coding sequence ATGCTCGCAAAGCTTTTCAATAATATTAGTATTCCTTCACTTGTGCGGGCTTTGGTGGCTTCTTTGGCAGCAGCTGTGCTTGCCGTTATTTGGCTTGGAGCCGAAAATGCTCAACTGAATATTCATTTTTTTGACGTTGAGATTTCCCTTTTTTGGTTTAAGGTACTCATGGTAATCATTACTGCAGGGGTAGCTTTTGGTATAAATAGTGGAATTAACAGCATTGGTTTTCTAAAAAACGATTACCAGTATTTACCAGTGTTTACACTTTTGTGTTTGCCAATGCTTACAAGCGGTGGTGGCGATATTGAGTTGCTGTTAACTTTACCCTTAGGGTCGTTTTTGGTGCTCAGGTTGCTTATGCTTGTGAGAACTGTTGATCCATCTTATATATTATTTGATGCGGGTGTAGCTTTAGGAATAGTCACCATTCTGGTTCCAGAAATGTGTTTTTTGCTGCTAGTAATTTGGCTGGCGATTTTCAATTTTGGGCACGGAGGCATTCGTACTTTTTTGATGCCAATAATGGGAGCCGCAGCGATTTACTTTATGACTTTCACTGTGCTTTACTGGCTTGCTGGTATTAATGGAATCAACTTCATGATGGAGAGGTTTGCAGGTATCAATCTGGGTTTTCACTTTAGAGATATTGAAAAACTCTGGGTGTACATACCTCTGGCAATAGCTGCTGTACCCGCTTTTATTGAAACTCCTCAGATTTACGGAAAAGCAAGCGTTCAGAAACGGCAAGTGTTTACGTTTCTTTTAGCGATGAGTGGTCTATTGGTGCTAGCAGGAACCTATGTGGAAAATAGTTTTGACCTATGGATTTGGCTGTCCATTCCTCTTGCGGCTTTGGTTGTAAACCTTATTCATTACCGAAAAAAGGCCTGGCAAAAGGATTTATATTATTTACTGCTAATAATTTTCTTAGCGTTAAGCATCCTGTTTTGA